TCGAGGCACATGTCCAGCGGCGGTACGGCGATGCCCGCAGCACGGATCCTGTCCAGCGCTTTCAAAAGAATATTGCGTCCCTGGATGCCTGACTTTGTCCGGCTAAAAATTACCCTTACATTATCCTCTACGTCCTCATTAATTGTCAAGCAATCGACCGGCCCGATTTTGAAAAAGACGGAGCACAGGTCATGATAACCGGATTGCAGCCTGCCCACAACTCGCAAAGACAGATTTATCTTGGCCCAGCAGTTCCGAAATTCCACCTCGATCAGCCTCCTGCACGCTGCGACAAAAAAAGAGGCCGGAGCCTCTTTTTGAAATAATCAGCGCCTCTTCATTCCGGAGAAGACTCTGCTTTTTAGTCTTTTTTCAAGAGAATTCTCTTTTCGCCGACGCGCCGCGTGATCCCTCTTCCGTCCATGTACTCAAGGACAGGCAGGACGAACTTGCGGCTGCTGCCCGTCAAATCCCGCACTTGCGCCAGCGTGAACCCTCCCTCGATCCGGCTCAGCCGGGCCAGAAGCGGATTGAGAATCTCGACCGCGAGGACAAACGTCCCTTCAAGAACGACGACTTCATTGTTCTTTTTCAGCTGATCCAGCAGTTTTCTAAAATCTCCGGCCGTCATGTTCAGGTTTTTCGGCAAAGCCTCGATTTCCGGCAGCTGAAAACCGCACCTGGAACAATGATCCAGCAGTTTTTTCCGCGCCTCGCTGTACGCAGAATCGTCGACGGCTGCAAACTTCGGCAGCGCCAGCACGTCTCCGTCAACTCTGAACCGGCTCTGCTCGACGGCCTTTTCCAGGATCAGGCGGCCGATTTTCCGTTCCGACTCAGAGAAGACCTGATTGATCAGCGATTCCGGCGCGATCCCGCGCTGGTGCGGATAAGCGGCATGGAACGCCTTCGCTGCGGCACGAAGTTTTTCCACGGCGTTCCGATAGCTTTCCGCCGAAAAGATCATGCCGTCGCCGACGTGGAGACGCACCAATTTGCCGCCGCTTTCCAGCTTCTCGAGGACCGCGGCAAGGTCCTGACGGCGCTCTTGCGCCTGCACCATGAGTTCGCTCATGGAAAGGCTCCCCTCGAAGTTCACGATCGCGCCGACCCGTTCCTCGCGGGTCAACGTCCCGCTGAGCGCGACCAGACGGTCGCGTTCCGATTCGCGGCGTTTCCTGCCCGAGGGGCGGCTCGCATAGGGGACGAGCACTTCTCCGCCGCCGATCGTCCGCAGCGGGCTGTAAAAGCGGATCACAAAGCGCTGCCCCAGCGAAGCGACCACCGGCTCTTCCAGAACCAGCTGAACGGGGGCGGTCTGACCGGGACGGAGATTTTTTTCGTCGAGCAGGGAAACTCTGGCCAGGACGTCGGACGTGCCGATGTGAAGCCGGACGCGCTGCCAATGTTCCAGAGGTTCGGGAACGAAGCCGAGCAGTTTGAGCATCACGTCAAGACACGATGTCGCTTTGTAGACGCCGTCCGCGCAGACGACGTCGCCGTGCCGGATCTCATTCAGATCGAGATCGTTCAGGCACATGGCGACGCGCTGTCCGGCATAGGCGGACTCGACGGTTTTCCCGTGGACCTGCACCGAGCGCACGCGCGATCTCCGCCCGGAAGGATAGACTTCGATCTCCTCGCCGGGAGCAATGCTCCCTTTGTAGGCCGTACCGGTGACGACCGTGCCGAATCCCGCCACGGGAAACGCTCGGTCGATCGGCATGAAGTAAGCGCCGCTGCGCTCCCGCGGCTTTACCTGATCCACCAGACGCTCCAGCGCGCGCCGTAATTCGTCGATGCCGGCGCCGGTCACCGAAGAGACGCTCACGACCGGGCAGCCCTCGAGGAACGTGCCGGCCGTCAGAGTGCGGACGTCCTCTTCGACGAGTGCGAGCATCTCTTCGTCGACCAGATCCTTTTTCGTGATGGCGACGATGCCGTGCTGAACGCCAAGCAGGCACAGGATGTCCAGATGTTCCCGCGTCTGCGGCATCACGCCTTCGTCCGCAGCGACGACCAGCATGACCGCGTCGACGCCGGAAGCTCCCGACACCATCTGCCGGATGAAACGGTCATGACCGGGAACGTCGATCAGGCTGATCACGCGCTCGCTGGGCAGGACCAGCGGCGCGAATCCCAGTTCGATCGTGATGCCGCGTTTTTTCTCTTCGCCCAAACGATCGCAGTCGATTCCCGTCAGAGCTTTGACCAACTGCGTTTTGCCATGGTCGATGTGCCCCGCGGTTCCGACCACGAGCGAAATTTCGCGCCGGCTCATCGTTCCGTCACCAGAGCTTCTCTCAGCGAATTCATCAAGACGCTCTCGTTCTCGGCCGGGAGCGTGCGCATATGGAGCAAAAGCTCATTGCTGCGCGCTCCGGCGACGACGGGCAGAGTACAGCGGCGCAGGCGTTCCTGCAGAATGCCGGCGTTTAAATTCTCGTTGGCCGGAAGCAGCGAAACCGCCCAGCCCGGCAGCGGACGTTCCGGATAAGCGCCGCCGCCGACCGCGTCTTCGACCGGCACGACTTTCGTCTGCAGACAGAAATCGGCCAGTTCGGCATCGATCCTTTTTTTCAACCGGACGGCGCGGGCTTTCAGTTCGTCCGCGGGAACGGCGATCATGCCGAGCGAAGGAATCTTTTTCCAGTCGCCGCGAAGATAGAGGCGAAGCGTCGCTTCCATGGCCGCCAGCGTCATTTTGTCGCAGCGCAGAGCGCGCAGCAGCGGGTATTTGCGGATCCGGTCGACGATCTCTTTCTTGCCGACGATGGCGCCGATCTGCGGACCGCCGAGAAGCTTGTCGCCCGAAAAAGTGACGACATCGACGCCGGCTTTCAGACACTCGTTCACGGTCGGCTCGCCCTCGAGCCCCAGCGTCTGAGCGTCCACAAGAATGCCGCTTCCCAGATCCTCCACCATCATCAGTCCCTTAGCGTGGGCCAGTTCGGCCAGATCCTCCCGAAGCGGCAGGGACACGTACCCCGTGATGCGGAAATTCGACGGATGGACTTTGAGCAGCATCGCTGTCTCTTCGCCGATCGCGTTTTCGTAATCCTTCAGATGAGTGCGGTTCGTGCAGCCGACCTCCACCAGGCGGGTCCCCGCGAAACTCATGATGTCGGGGATGCGGAACGAGCCGCCGATCTCCACCAGCTCCCCGCGGGACACGACCGCTTCCTTTTTGCCGGCCAGCGCGGCGAGCACCAGCAGCACCGCGCCCGCGTTGTTGTTCACGACGAGCGCGGCTTCGGCTCCCGTCAGCTGGCAAAGGAGCCATTCCACGTGGAAATTTCTCTGCCCGCGCGCGCCGCTTTCGAGATTGTACTCGAGCGTGCTGTACCCGCAGGCGGCGGCGCGCGCCGCCTCGGCCGCTTCGGCGGAAAGGCAGGAGCGTCCGAGATTCGTGTGCACCACGACGCCGGTGCAATTCAGCACGGGACGCAGACTGGGACGCAGCCGGCGTTTCAACTCCTGACGCAGTTCCGCAAAAAAAACGTCGTCGTCAAAATTCAGCACCTCTCTGTCGAGGATCATGTCGCGCCAGCGTTCCAGAGCGTCGCGGCACAGATGCTTGAGACTGTCGCGGTCGATAATGCCGCCGAATTCGCCCAAGCGGCCGTCGGTGAGGATTTTTTCCATGGAAGGGAGTGAACGCATCAACTCCTGGACGGACTCGACCTTACGCTGCTTCTTAACCAATATGAACACGCTCCCACAGTAAATTTCGAGTAGCATTTTCAACCTTGAATGCTATAATCATTATTGTTGTCATTTATTATCTCACGAATATCGGAATTGGAGGAAAAAAGATGATTCAAATCGATGCCAGAGGCAAAGCCTGCCCCGAACCCGTGATCATGACCAAGAACGCCGTCGCCGACAATCCTGACGCCGTCGCCGTGCGCGTGGACAACGTCCCGGCCACGCAGAACGTCTCGCGCTTCTTCGAAAGCAGGGGCTACAAAGCCGTTGTCAGCGGAGAAGGCACAGATTTCACCGTGACCGGCACCCGCGACGGTTCGCTGCCGGCCCCCGCAGCCTGCGGCGGCAATCTCGTGCCGTCGGCCAAGCTGAAGAACGCCGTTTTCATCGCTCACAGCAGGATCGGCGGCGACGATCCGGAGCTTGGCGAAGTGCTGATGAAAGCCTTCCTCGGCACGCTGGTGCAGTACGACGAAAACGAACGCCCGTCAGTCATCGCCCTGATGAACGAGGGCGTCACGCTTGCGGAGCGGGGCACGTCCAGCGCCGAAACGCTTCGCGATTATGTGGCGCGGGGCGGCACGGTGCTTGTCTGCGGGACCTGCCTGAAGCACTTCGGCCTGATGGAAAAAGTCGGAGTCGGGATCGTCTCCAACATGTTCGAGATCGTTTCCACTTTGCTTGCCTGCAATACTCTTTCTCTATAAATTCCCAACTGCAAATCTAAAAATGATGGAAGCTCTTCTGAGAATGAGGAGCTTCCATATTTTTTATCTACAGGAAAGCGTCAAGACGCCCGCATCGGCCGTCCGGAGCCGCATAACAGACCTCGCAGTGCAGCAGAAATCCCGTTCGCTCCAGGACTTTCCGCCGGACGTGTCTGATCAGCGCGAAAACATCCGCCGAGGACGCCCGTCCGCGGTTGACGATAAAGTTGGCATGGCGCACGCTGAGCTCCGCGTCGCCGATACGAGCGCCTTTCAGCCCCGTCTGCTCGATCACCATGCCCGGCGGCCCGTACGCTTCGTAAAGCCGGGGCTCGTTGCTGAACACCGAACCGCAGTTGGGCAGGTCCAATGGGAACTTTTCCCGGCGTTCCCTCAGAATGTCCAGCATCTTTCGGCGCACTTCACCGGGCGTGCTTTGTTGAAGTTCCAATTCCACGCCGAGAACGATGCTCTTCTTTTCCTGAAAGACCGAATGACGGTAGGAGAAATCACACTCCGCAGCAGAGACGGCGGCGATATTCCCCTGCCCGTCCAAAATGTCCACGCGGACCACGGCGTCTCCGATGCTCTGCCTCAGGCTGCCGCCGTTCATATAAAGCAGTCCGCCGAGATTGCCAGGGATGCCCACGATATGTTCGAGTCCCGTCAGGCCACGCCCGGCGCATGCCCGCGCCAGCATCGGCGCCCAGATCCCGGCTTCCGCCCTGACCCTCGAGCCGGAAAAGCGGCAACGGCTCATCCTGCTGCCCAACTTTATGATGACGCCGCGGTAACCGGCGTCGTCGAAAAGCATGTTGGAACCGTGACCGATGACAAGAAACGGAACGTTTGCTTCTCTGGCGATGCGCTGCGCCGCCGCAGCCTCCTCCGCGCTGCGCGGTTCGATCACATAATCCGCGGGGCCGCCGATCTTCCAGTGGCACAGGTTCCGCAGCGGCACTCCGTTTCTCCAGATCAATCCCGAGTCAGTCAGGGTTTCGGCGAGTGTGTTGGCCATATTTCCTCTTTTCTCCTCCCGAAGCGAATGACGTGCTTAATTTTTTTCGTTTCACAGAAAATTCCTGCCGGTTCCTTTTCGGCGGGCGGATCAGGCAGCGCTCGTCCCAGCCGATCAGGTCGTCGCGGCCGGCTTTGTGCAGAGCTTCCGCCACAAGGTCGCGATTTTCGGGCTTTCGATACTGAAGCAGCGCGCGCTGCAGGGCTTTTTCGTGGCCGCCGCGGGGAACGTACAGCTTTTCGCCCGTCGTCGGGTCGAGCCCCGTATAGAACATGCAGGTCGAGAGGCTGCCCGGCGTCGGGATAAAATCCTGCACCTGCTCCGGCGTAAAATGCTGGTCGCGCAGGAACTCCGCCAGTTCGACCGCGTCCTTCAGCGTACATCCCGGGTGGCTGGAAATCAGATACGGCAAGACGTACTGTTCTTTTCCCGCGCGCCGCGTCGCCTCTTCGAAGAGCTTTTTAAAGCGCACGTACTCTTCGATGGGCGGCTTGCCCATCAAACGCAGCACGCGCAGGCTGGCATGCTCCGGCGCCACGCGCAACTGCCCGGAGACGTGATGGCGGCACAGCGCCTCGATAAACTTTTTCCCCTCGGGATCGGCGAGGATATAATCATACCGCAGTCCCGAACGGAGAAAAACTTTTTTCACGCCGGGAACGGCTCTCAGTTTTTCGAGCAGCCGGATGAATTCGCGATGAGTCGCGTGCAGATGCGGGCACGGCTTCGGCGAAAGGCACTGCCGGTGGCGGCAGCAGCCGCGGCGCAGCTGAGCCTCGCAGGCGGGCGCGCGGAAGTTCCCCGTCGGGCCGCCGACGTCGTGAATGTAGCCTTTGAATTTCGGGTGGCGCGTCATCTCGCGGGCTTCCCGCAGGATCGAAGCTTCGCTCCGCGCCTGAACGATGCGCCCCTGGTGGGCGTGGATCGCGCAGAAAGCGCAGCTGCCGAAGCATCCGCGCGTGCTGTTGATGCTGAAGCGCACCTCTTCAATGGCGGGGATGCCGCCGCGGGCGTCGTACATGGGATGGGCTTCGCGGGTAAACGGCAGCTCGTTGACCAGATCGAACTCTGCCGTCGTCAGCGGGCGCATGGGCTTGTTCTGCACCATGTAGCGGTCGCCGACTTTTTGCGCCACCGCCGTGCCGCAGATGGGATCCTGCTCCAGGCTTTGCAGGCGGAACGCTTCGGCATAAGTCGTCTTGTCGGCCGCGACCGCCTCGTAGGACGGGATTTCCACGCAGCCCTCCGGTTTGGACCTTTTCATCACGCAGGTGCCCGGCACCGAGTCGATTTCACGCGCCGGCACGCCCGCCTCGAGCCGGGCGGCGATTTCTTTCAGCTGAAGTTCGCCCATACCGTAAATCAGAAGATCCGCTTTGCAGTCGGCAAGCATCGGCCGACGCACCTTGTCCGACCAGTAGTCGTAATGGCTGAAACGGCGCATGCTGGCCTCGATGCCGCCGACG
This sequence is a window from Pyramidobacter sp. YE332. Protein-coding genes within it:
- a CDS encoding YgiQ family radical SAM protein, with translation MNDFLPVCRHDMERRGWEQLDFLFVTGDAYVDHPTFANGLIARWMEYLGYRIGVIAQPDWRSRRDFEAMGEPRLAVFVSAGNLDSMLNKLTASRNKRGRDAYSPNGEAGHRPDRATIVYCNRVREIWGTKPLIVGGIEASMRRFSHYDYWSDKVRRPMLADCKADLLIYGMGELQLKEIAARLEAGVPAREIDSVPGTCVMKRSKPEGCVEIPSYEAVAADKTTYAEAFRLQSLEQDPICGTAVAQKVGDRYMVQNKPMRPLTTAEFDLVNELPFTREAHPMYDARGGIPAIEEVRFSINSTRGCFGSCAFCAIHAHQGRIVQARSEASILREAREMTRHPKFKGYIHDVGGPTGNFRAPACEAQLRRGCCRHRQCLSPKPCPHLHATHREFIRLLEKLRAVPGVKKVFLRSGLRYDYILADPEGKKFIEALCRHHVSGQLRVAPEHASLRVLRLMGKPPIEEYVRFKKLFEEATRRAGKEQYVLPYLISSHPGCTLKDAVELAEFLRDQHFTPEQVQDFIPTPGSLSTCMFYTGLDPTTGEKLYVPRGGHEKALQRALLQYRKPENRDLVAEALHKAGRDDLIGWDERCLIRPPKRNRQEFSVKRKKLSTSFASGGEKRKYGQHTRRNPD
- the selB gene encoding selenocysteine-specific translation elongation factor → MSRREISLVVGTAGHIDHGKTQLVKALTGIDCDRLGEEKKRGITIELGFAPLVLPSERVISLIDVPGHDRFIRQMVSGASGVDAVMLVVAADEGVMPQTREHLDILCLLGVQHGIVAITKKDLVDEEMLALVEEDVRTLTAGTFLEGCPVVSVSSVTGAGIDELRRALERLVDQVKPRERSGAYFMPIDRAFPVAGFGTVVTGTAYKGSIAPGEEIEVYPSGRRSRVRSVQVHGKTVESAYAGQRVAMCLNDLDLNEIRHGDVVCADGVYKATSCLDVMLKLLGFVPEPLEHWQRVRLHIGTSDVLARVSLLDEKNLRPGQTAPVQLVLEEPVVASLGQRFVIRFYSPLRTIGGGEVLVPYASRPSGRKRRESERDRLVALSGTLTREERVGAIVNFEGSLSMSELMVQAQERRQDLAAVLEKLESGGKLVRLHVGDGMIFSAESYRNAVEKLRAAAKAFHAAYPHQRGIAPESLINQVFSESERKIGRLILEKAVEQSRFRVDGDVLALPKFAAVDDSAYSEARKKLLDHCSRCGFQLPEIEALPKNLNMTAGDFRKLLDQLKKNNEVVVLEGTFVLAVEILNPLLARLSRIEGGFTLAQVRDLTGSSRKFVLPVLEYMDGRGITRRVGEKRILLKKD
- the murB gene encoding UDP-N-acetylmuramate dehydrogenase yields the protein MANTLAETLTDSGLIWRNGVPLRNLCHWKIGGPADYVIEPRSAEEAAAAQRIAREANVPFLVIGHGSNMLFDDAGYRGVIIKLGSRMSRCRFSGSRVRAEAGIWAPMLARACAGRGLTGLEHIVGIPGNLGGLLYMNGGSLRQSIGDAVVRVDILDGQGNIAAVSAAECDFSYRHSVFQEKKSIVLGVELELQQSTPGEVRRKMLDILRERREKFPLDLPNCGSVFSNEPRLYEAYGPPGMVIEQTGLKGARIGDAELSVRHANFIVNRGRASSADVFALIRHVRRKVLERTGFLLHCEVCYAAPDGRCGRLDAFL
- the yedF gene encoding sulfurtransferase-like selenium metabolism protein YedF — translated: MIQIDARGKACPEPVIMTKNAVADNPDAVAVRVDNVPATQNVSRFFESRGYKAVVSGEGTDFTVTGTRDGSLPAPAACGGNLVPSAKLKNAVFIAHSRIGGDDPELGEVLMKAFLGTLVQYDENERPSVIALMNEGVTLAERGTSSAETLRDYVARGGTVLVCGTCLKHFGLMEKVGVGIVSNMFEIVSTLLACNTLSL
- the selA gene encoding L-seryl-tRNA(Sec) selenium transferase; the encoded protein is MRSLPSMEKILTDGRLGEFGGIIDRDSLKHLCRDALERWRDMILDREVLNFDDDVFFAELRQELKRRLRPSLRPVLNCTGVVVHTNLGRSCLSAEAAEAARAAACGYSTLEYNLESGARGQRNFHVEWLLCQLTGAEAALVVNNNAGAVLLVLAALAGKKEAVVSRGELVEIGGSFRIPDIMSFAGTRLVEVGCTNRTHLKDYENAIGEETAMLLKVHPSNFRITGYVSLPLREDLAELAHAKGLMMVEDLGSGILVDAQTLGLEGEPTVNECLKAGVDVVTFSGDKLLGGPQIGAIVGKKEIVDRIRKYPLLRALRCDKMTLAAMEATLRLYLRGDWKKIPSLGMIAVPADELKARAVRLKKRIDAELADFCLQTKVVPVEDAVGGGAYPERPLPGWAVSLLPANENLNAGILQERLRRCTLPVVAGARSNELLLHMRTLPAENESVLMNSLREALVTER